The following are encoded together in the Oceanobacillus zhaokaii genome:
- a CDS encoding amino acid ABC transporter ATP-binding protein — MDTKEMIKVNQLNKSFGDLHVLKNIDMTVFESDVVCLIGASGSGKSTLLRCLNFLEKKDSGNIIIEGNEVDPATDNLNKIREKVGMVFQHFNLFPHKTVLENIIEAPIMVKGVDKKEAISKARQLLDKVGLEDKSDVYPSKLSGGQKQRVAIARALAMEPDIMLFDEPTSALDPELVGEVLATMKELAQDGMTMVVVTHEMEFAREVADWIVYMNDGKIIERGKPEQFFNHPKEERTQEFLKSTTLK; from the coding sequence ATGGACACAAAGGAAATGATTAAAGTAAATCAATTGAATAAATCATTTGGAGACTTACATGTATTAAAAAATATCGATATGACAGTTTTCGAGAGCGATGTTGTTTGTTTAATAGGAGCGAGCGGCTCAGGGAAAAGTACTCTCCTTCGCTGTTTGAACTTTTTAGAAAAAAAGGATAGCGGCAATATTATTATTGAAGGAAATGAAGTCGATCCAGCTACCGATAACCTCAATAAGATTAGAGAAAAGGTAGGAATGGTGTTTCAGCATTTCAACTTATTTCCACACAAAACCGTTTTAGAGAATATTATCGAAGCACCCATCATGGTAAAGGGCGTTGACAAAAAGGAGGCTATCTCAAAAGCAAGACAATTACTGGATAAGGTAGGCTTGGAGGATAAGTCAGATGTATATCCAAGTAAATTATCAGGCGGGCAAAAGCAACGGGTTGCGATTGCTAGAGCACTTGCGATGGAACCGGACATTATGCTATTTGATGAGCCAACATCGGCACTCGACCCCGAGCTTGTGGGAGAGGTTTTAGCAACCATGAAGGAATTGGCTCAAGATGGAATGACAATGGTTGTTGTCACACATGAAATGGAATTTGCTAGAGAAGTAGCGGATTGGATTGTGTATATGAACGATGGGAAAATTATCGAGCGCGGCAAACCTGAGCAATTTTTCAACCATCCGAAAGAGGAGCGGACGCAGGAGTTTTTAAAATCGACAACTCTGAAATAA
- a CDS encoding urease accessory protein UreF yields MEKTFFLFQLVDSAFPTGAFSHSFGLETTFQENKINKPIELYSWLKTYISGSLAPTEGVVVYLIYQAKIKEFLNQEKPEDTEKLIQRLDRKLTVSKISSETRNGGIKIGKRYLSTVHTLYPQSELIQYSRWIDDQLCFGNAAIVHGWITAYLEVEAELSVFTHLYVSINNLLQSAIRLTVIGQTAAQMILQKLYPLLMEEAERIIQSSPNEDDLFTYSIIQEIEAMRHETLYSRLFMS; encoded by the coding sequence ATGGAAAAAACCTTTTTTCTTTTTCAACTTGTCGATTCAGCTTTTCCAACTGGAGCATTTTCTCATTCGTTTGGTTTAGAAACAACTTTTCAAGAAAATAAAATTAACAAGCCCATTGAACTTTATAGTTGGTTAAAAACTTATATATCTGGAAGTCTAGCTCCTACAGAAGGAGTTGTTGTATATCTTATCTATCAAGCGAAAATAAAAGAGTTCCTAAATCAAGAAAAACCAGAGGACACCGAGAAACTTATTCAACGGCTAGATCGGAAATTAACAGTAAGTAAAATATCATCGGAAACGCGCAACGGCGGTATTAAGATAGGAAAGCGATATTTATCGACTGTTCATACATTATATCCGCAATCGGAGTTGATACAGTATTCACGCTGGATTGATGATCAGCTTTGTTTTGGAAATGCTGCGATTGTCCATGGCTGGATCACTGCTTATTTAGAGGTTGAGGCTGAATTATCGGTGTTCACACATCTCTATGTAAGTATTAATAATTTGTTACAAAGCGCGATACGGCTAACTGTAATTGGTCAAACTGCAGCACAGATGATTTTGCAAAAACTGTACCCCCTTTTAATGGAAGAAGCAGAGAGAATTATTCAGTCAAGCCCTAATGAAGACGATTTATTCACGTATTCTATTATTCAAGAAATCGAAGCGATGCGGCATGAGACGTTATACTCAAGGCTATTTATGTCATGA
- a CDS encoding urease subunit gamma: MYLTEREKDGLLIVVAANLAKKRRQEGLKLNYPEAVALITYEIMEMARRGGKTIPEIEAAGRKILREEDVMDGVAFMVKQINVEATFPDGTQLVVIYNPIQP; the protein is encoded by the coding sequence ATGTATCTTACCGAACGTGAAAAGGATGGGTTACTGATTGTAGTTGCTGCGAATTTGGCAAAAAAAAGAAGACAAGAAGGTTTGAAACTGAATTATCCCGAAGCAGTGGCGTTAATTACATATGAAATAATGGAAATGGCTAGAAGGGGCGGCAAAACAATTCCAGAAATAGAGGCTGCTGGCAGAAAAATTTTAAGAGAAGAGGATGTAATGGATGGTGTTGCATTCATGGTCAAACAAATAAATGTAGAAGCGACTTTTCCAGATGGAACACAACTAGTCGTAATTTATAATCCTATTCAACCATGA
- a CDS encoding amino acid ABC transporter permease, whose product MPSFSHFFQTLMETKGVFIKAMLLTLELTAVSILIGIVIGLFFALLKISKIKVLELISDAYVYLVRGTPLIVQIFILYFGISGIFLLPDFWAASLALAFHNGAYISEILRGAIQAVDNGQMEAGRSLGMTKTLTLRRIILPQAFRRALPPLGNQFIISLKDSSLAAFISMNELFNVATTLGSNNFDEMTYLLIVAVYYLLLVALLTFIVNRFEQKLAVSDR is encoded by the coding sequence ATGCCAAGCTTTTCGCATTTTTTTCAAACACTGATGGAAACAAAAGGTGTATTCATTAAAGCCATGCTTTTAACATTAGAGCTGACAGCTGTTTCAATTTTAATCGGAATTGTTATCGGACTTTTCTTTGCCTTATTAAAAATTTCTAAAATAAAAGTATTAGAACTCATCTCAGACGCATATGTCTATTTGGTCCGAGGAACACCGCTGATCGTTCAAATATTTATCCTCTACTTCGGAATTAGCGGGATTTTCCTCCTTCCTGATTTCTGGGCTGCTTCACTTGCTCTCGCATTCCATAATGGAGCCTATATTTCCGAAATCCTTCGAGGGGCTATTCAGGCAGTCGATAATGGTCAGATGGAGGCAGGACGCTCATTAGGAATGACAAAAACACTGACATTAAGGAGAATTATTCTTCCGCAGGCATTCCGACGGGCACTGCCTCCTTTAGGCAACCAATTTATCATCAGTTTAAAAGATTCTTCGTTAGCCGCATTTATCTCCATGAATGAGTTGTTTAATGTGGCGACAACACTAGGGTCTAATAATTTTGACGAAATGACCTATTTACTCATTGTAGCAGTCTACTATTTATTACTAGTGGCACTGTTGACATTCATAGTGAACCGATTTGAACAGAAGTTAGCAGTAAGTGACAGATAG
- a CDS encoding transporter substrate-binding domain-containing protein: MWLKKKLILVFSLIVVCFLSACAEKEKLADGSELVHNDQFVFAASGEFKPFSYMNDDLTMSGFDIEVGEAIAKELGLKPVQKRIKFKGIVEGVKTGRADAAVASHTINPERSEHVSFTTPYYYSGPQIFTRPDSQIKTVDDLAGKEVAVAKGSTYADTASEYTDKIKTYDSDITALEALSSGRHDAVITDFVTGKNAAKEGFEIKEQQLIERSEQAIVLPQDNPKLLKRINEALEELRENGTLTRISMKYFGEDITSKPE, from the coding sequence ATGTGGTTAAAGAAAAAGTTAATATTGGTTTTCAGTTTGATCGTGGTCTGCTTTTTATCTGCTTGTGCCGAGAAGGAGAAGCTTGCCGACGGATCTGAACTGGTACATAATGATCAATTTGTTTTTGCTGCTTCTGGTGAGTTTAAGCCATTTAGTTATATGAATGATGACCTCACCATGTCAGGCTTTGATATTGAGGTTGGGGAAGCCATTGCAAAAGAATTGGGTCTTAAGCCGGTACAGAAGCGGATCAAATTCAAAGGGATTGTAGAGGGGGTAAAAACAGGACGTGCCGATGCAGCCGTTGCAAGCCACACGATTAATCCAGAACGGAGCGAACATGTTTCCTTCACTACACCTTACTATTACTCTGGACCACAAATTTTCACCAGACCGGACAGTCAAATTAAGACCGTGGACGATTTAGCGGGAAAAGAAGTAGCTGTAGCAAAAGGTTCAACATATGCCGATACAGCCTCTGAGTATACAGACAAAATAAAAACTTATGACAGCGATATCACAGCTTTAGAAGCGTTAAGCAGCGGACGTCATGATGCGGTAATCACAGATTTTGTTACCGGGAAAAATGCTGCAAAGGAAGGGTTTGAGATTAAAGAGCAGCAGTTAATTGAGCGCAGTGAACAAGCAATCGTGCTGCCACAGGATAATCCAAAACTATTGAAGCGAATAAACGAAGCGCTGGAGGAACTCCGAGAAAATGGGACACTAACTCGGATTAGCATGAAATATTTTGGTGAAGACATTACCAGTAAACCGGAATAA
- a CDS encoding DUF418 domain-containing protein, protein MESKGRIRLLDILRGIAVLGTLGTNIWIFGHLGDLTYITTFNYSGWWETEDLFRMIVLFLVNGKLLGLLTIMFGVGMELKYQQAIRQGKAWPRVYIWTAIFLIIEGFIHYTLVMEYDILMSYGVTAIFVVFIIKRGERFIKRIMIIIGSVHAAVILFLLAVGLLANISVGSFGDVVSLYHGGSWLEQVQYRLSNFLPLRIEAIFIIPMNIFLFLLGVLLMRSGVFSPDEDGKRQRNKLFKLGIFLGLPLNMLIFIPGGAFDLPVRYLFAPLLSLGYISFISIMVEYCKWEWLWRSLENVGKMSLSCYLMQNIISSIIFYGWGLALGGKAGSLTIIMLILIISLLQILFAAIWLRTFRAGPMEFIRQRTVKALISH, encoded by the coding sequence ATGGAGAGTAAAGGGAGAATTCGTTTGCTTGATATTTTGCGGGGGATTGCTGTATTAGGGACATTGGGAACGAATATATGGATCTTTGGACACTTGGGTGATTTAACTTATATTACGACATTTAACTACTCTGGCTGGTGGGAAACAGAAGATCTGTTCAGGATGATTGTACTGTTCTTGGTCAACGGAAAGCTGCTAGGGTTGTTAACGATAATGTTTGGAGTTGGGATGGAGCTGAAGTATCAGCAAGCTATAAGACAAGGAAAAGCTTGGCCTAGAGTATATATATGGACGGCCATTTTCTTAATCATTGAAGGATTCATCCATTATACATTGGTTATGGAATATGACATTTTAATGAGTTATGGAGTGACAGCAATTTTTGTAGTGTTCATTATTAAACGTGGAGAACGTTTTATTAAGAGAATAATGATTATTATTGGGAGTGTTCATGCAGCTGTTATATTGTTTTTGTTGGCAGTAGGCTTGCTCGCGAATATATCGGTAGGAAGTTTTGGAGATGTAGTTAGTCTCTATCATGGAGGAAGCTGGCTGGAGCAAGTTCAATATCGCCTAAGTAATTTTTTGCCACTTAGAATTGAGGCCATTTTTATTATACCTATGAACATTTTTTTATTTTTACTCGGAGTTCTGCTCATGCGTTCTGGAGTTTTCTCTCCTGATGAGGATGGAAAGAGACAGCGCAATAAGCTCTTTAAATTAGGTATCTTTCTTGGATTGCCTTTAAATATGCTTATTTTTATCCCAGGAGGCGCTTTTGATTTACCAGTCCGTTATTTGTTCGCTCCATTATTATCGCTGGGCTATATTTCATTTATTTCAATCATGGTAGAATATTGTAAGTGGGAATGGCTTTGGCGCAGCCTTGAAAATGTCGGAAAAATGTCTCTTAGCTGTTATTTGATGCAAAATATTATAAGCTCTATTATCTTTTATGGATGGGGATTAGCTTTAGGCGGAAAAGCAGGTTCATTGACGATCATAATGCTAATTTTAATTATTTCATTATTGCAAATTTTGTTCGCTGCCATTTGGCTTCGTACTTTTAGGGCTGGCCCAATGGAATTTATTCGTCAGCGTACAGTAAAGGCTCTCATATCTCACTAA
- the ureG gene encoding urease accessory protein UreG: MGHHHDFNWDYQEFKGDRPMRIGIGGPVGSGKTALVQRLASVLKERYHVGVITNDIYTKEDGEFLIKSGVLQAHHIIGVETGGCPHTAIREDISMNLEAAEELTKKIDKLDLIFIESGGDNLAAAFSGELADVFLYIIDVAQGGDIPRKGGPGIKQSDLLIINKIDLAPYVGVDLHLMEADCKKQRNEKPTFFTNMKEGLGVSEIANWIVQEYLGRGNL; the protein is encoded by the coding sequence ATGGGCCATCATCATGATTTTAATTGGGATTATCAAGAATTCAAAGGGGATCGACCGATGCGAATTGGGATTGGAGGACCTGTTGGTTCGGGGAAGACCGCCCTTGTTCAAAGATTGGCATCTGTTTTAAAAGAAAGATACCATGTTGGTGTCATCACCAATGATATTTATACCAAAGAAGATGGCGAGTTTCTGATAAAGAGTGGCGTGCTCCAAGCGCATCATATCATCGGAGTTGAAACGGGTGGTTGTCCTCATACGGCCATTCGGGAAGACATTTCTATGAATCTAGAAGCGGCAGAGGAACTAACAAAGAAAATCGATAAGCTTGACCTGATATTTATCGAAAGTGGCGGTGACAATCTTGCTGCAGCATTTAGTGGGGAATTGGCGGATGTTTTTCTTTATATCATTGATGTTGCCCAGGGAGGGGATATTCCGAGAAAGGGTGGACCTGGGATTAAACAATCAGATCTCTTAATTATCAATAAAATAGATTTGGCACCTTATGTTGGTGTAGATTTGCATTTGATGGAAGCCGATTGTAAAAAACAACGAAACGAAAAACCGACCTTTTTTACGAATATGAAAGAAGGGTTAGGCGTGTCAGAGATAGCAAACTGGATTGTGCAAGAATACTTGGGTAGAGGAAATCTGTAA
- a CDS encoding urease accessory protein UreD — protein sequence MTGEWKGTISVIGEKNYLIDSFRRPPLNVVNSSGEDGESIVYLTSSSPGLFNGDRQEISCRLMEGAHLVLTDVSATELHPSLTQEECRQNQIFHLEKNSKFEYMQEPLIPFKGSNYAGKMSIYMTEGAQAIVGETITAGRVGRDEIFEYQCLKSRFEMYWDEQLQVWDSIRLRPESNLKENGVLGDFTHMSTLWILSEQIKAEHLQHIQNKVLKGDDLLDEYGGASFLENRGIVIRVLGHSVQTLQKILNTCWNYFRLELFHMQPLDLLK from the coding sequence ATGACTGGTGAATGGAAAGGAACGATTAGCGTGATAGGAGAAAAAAACTATCTAATCGATTCCTTTCGCCGCCCCCCTTTAAACGTAGTGAATTCTTCAGGAGAAGATGGTGAAAGTATTGTATATTTAACCTCAAGCTCTCCTGGACTGTTTAATGGAGACCGACAAGAAATTTCCTGCCGGTTAATGGAAGGGGCACATTTAGTTTTAACCGATGTGTCTGCAACGGAGTTACATCCGTCTTTAACGCAAGAGGAATGCCGCCAGAATCAGATTTTTCACTTAGAAAAAAATAGTAAATTTGAATATATGCAAGAACCGTTGATTCCTTTTAAAGGGTCGAATTATGCCGGGAAAATGTCCATTTATATGACGGAAGGAGCGCAAGCGATAGTAGGAGAAACGATTACAGCTGGCAGGGTAGGAAGAGATGAGATATTTGAATATCAATGCTTGAAATCAAGATTCGAAATGTATTGGGATGAGCAATTGCAAGTATGGGATTCTATTCGCCTTAGGCCAGAATCAAATTTAAAAGAAAACGGGGTTTTAGGCGATTTCACTCATATGAGCACATTATGGATATTGTCTGAGCAGATTAAGGCTGAACACTTGCAACATATACAGAATAAGGTTCTTAAAGGCGATGATCTATTAGATGAATATGGCGGGGCAAGCTTTTTGGAAAATAGGGGAATAGTAATTCGAGTACTAGGCCATTCTGTGCAAACGTTGCAAAAGATTCTTAATACCTGTTGGAATTATTTTCGGTTAGAACTTTTTCATATGCAGCCACTTGATTTATTGAAATAA